One Azoarcus sp. DN11 DNA segment encodes these proteins:
- the tssF gene encoding type VI secretion system baseplate subunit TssF, with the protein MDDLLPYYERELAFLRGHSREFAERYPKIAGRLLVNGDGCDDPHVERMIESFALLSARISRKLEDSYPQFTEALLQVLYPHYLRPFPACSIAHFDLGGGELQLSGAAAITRGSELRSRPVNGVACRFRTAWQVDLLPLRVDLFRFAPVAWMPASVCAPCGVSGMLTLGLCVLGAGARAVDRVRLYIDAESSVAAALRDALFLRVAQAWVETEEGVWRALEGSPIGEVGFADDESLIDFPDNSHDAYRHLTEYFAFPEKYSFFDLSLDRLPPSWRSGASLRFHFALKDVRPEGETARLLAEVTKESVKLGCVPIVNRFERPGEPIRLSGHTSTYPVVADGRQAHAYEVYSIDTVRCVSRGAEGESHTEYRPFFSLRHCETQERDGHYWHAERDARIAESSPGYETALTIVGTDFDPVSPRSDVLSLSLTCTNRDLPARLSIGLDGGDLFTEGGGVVRAIRLLRAPTRSCRFDHQRDGLWRLISHLSLNHLSLTGSGLAAFKEMLGLYDMRRTAVSRRQIDGIRGIEQRAKTCWMVGRPFAGFVRGVEVRLTVDEDSFVGVGLDVFSRVIDRFLGLYVHLNSFVQLVLISVRTGEELVRCKPRSGDSILG; encoded by the coding sequence ATGGATGATCTGCTTCCCTATTACGAACGCGAACTCGCATTCCTGCGTGGCCATTCGCGCGAATTTGCCGAGCGTTACCCGAAGATCGCCGGGCGACTGCTCGTCAATGGCGATGGGTGTGACGATCCGCATGTCGAGCGGATGATCGAATCTTTCGCGCTGCTGTCGGCGCGAATCTCGCGGAAGCTCGAGGATTCCTATCCGCAATTTACCGAGGCCCTGCTGCAGGTTCTCTATCCGCACTATCTGCGGCCGTTTCCCGCCTGTTCGATCGCTCATTTTGACCTGGGCGGCGGGGAGCTGCAGCTTTCGGGGGCGGCGGCCATCACGCGTGGGAGCGAACTCCGGTCGCGACCCGTGAATGGGGTTGCCTGCCGCTTTCGTACTGCCTGGCAGGTCGATCTGTTGCCGCTGCGTGTAGACCTGTTTCGTTTCGCCCCTGTCGCGTGGATGCCTGCGTCGGTGTGTGCACCGTGTGGCGTATCGGGAATGCTGACGCTGGGCTTATGCGTTCTCGGTGCGGGTGCGCGCGCCGTCGATCGGGTGCGTCTGTACATCGATGCCGAGTCTTCCGTTGCCGCAGCGCTGCGTGACGCCCTGTTTCTGCGGGTTGCGCAGGCGTGGGTCGAAACTGAGGAGGGTGTATGGCGTGCGCTGGAAGGCAGCCCGATCGGGGAAGTGGGTTTTGCCGACGACGAATCGCTCATCGATTTCCCCGACAATTCCCATGACGCGTACCGGCACCTGACCGAATATTTCGCGTTCCCGGAAAAATACAGTTTCTTCGACCTTTCGCTTGATCGATTGCCGCCCTCGTGGCGTTCGGGGGCATCGCTCCGGTTTCATTTCGCGCTGAAGGACGTGCGCCCGGAGGGGGAGACAGCCCGGCTTCTCGCCGAAGTGACGAAGGAGTCCGTGAAGCTCGGCTGCGTCCCGATCGTCAATCGCTTCGAGCGTCCCGGCGAGCCGATCCGCTTGAGCGGACACACGTCGACGTACCCCGTCGTTGCCGATGGACGGCAGGCGCATGCCTACGAGGTGTATTCCATCGACACGGTGCGTTGTGTCAGCCGAGGGGCGGAAGGCGAATCGCACACCGAATATCGCCCGTTCTTTTCCCTGCGGCACTGTGAAACGCAGGAACGGGACGGCCATTACTGGCACGCCGAGCGCGACGCACGCATTGCCGAAAGCAGCCCCGGGTACGAGACGGCACTGACGATTGTCGGTACGGATTTCGATCCGGTGAGTCCGCGGTCCGACGTCCTGAGCCTCTCGCTCACCTGCACGAACAGGGACCTTCCTGCGCGCCTTTCGATCGGCCTGGACGGAGGCGACCTGTTCACCGAAGGCGGAGGCGTCGTGCGGGCGATCCGGTTGCTGCGAGCGCCGACCAGGTCGTGCCGGTTCGACCATCAACGTGACGGCCTGTGGCGCCTGATATCCCATCTGTCGCTCAATCATCTCTCCCTTACCGGCAGCGGCCTCGCCGCCTTCAAGGAAATGCTCGGGCTCTACGACATGCGCCGGACAGCAGTGTCGCGGCGGCAGATCGATGGCATCCGTGGCATTGAACAACGCGCAAAGACGTGCTGGATGGTGGGGCGTCCGTTTGCGGGCTTTGTACGGGGTGTCGAAGTGCGGCTGACGGTCGACGAAGACAGCTTCGTCGGGGTCGGTCTGGATGTCTTTTCGCGCGTGATCGACCGGTTTCTGGGTCTGTACGTGCACCTGAACAGTTTCGTGCAGCTGGTGCTCATTTCCGTCAGAACAGGGGAGGAGCTTGTTCGATGCAAGCCGCGCTCGGGCGATTCGATCCTGGGCTGA
- the rpsU gene encoding 30S ribosomal protein S21, whose product MPGIRVKENEPFEVAIRRFKRTIEKTGLLTELRAREFYEKPTAERKRKSAAAVKRNHKRLRSQTLPPKLY is encoded by the coding sequence ATGCCGGGTATCCGCGTCAAGGAGAACGAGCCGTTTGAAGTCGCCATTCGCCGCTTCAAGCGCACCATCGAAAAAACCGGTTTGCTGACCGAGCTTCGCGCCCGCGAATTCTACGAAAAGCCCACCGCGGAGCGTAAGCGCAAGTCGGCCGCCGCCGTGAAGCGCAACCACAAGCGCCTGCGCAGCCAGACCCTGCCGCCGAAGCTGTACTGA
- the tssH gene encoding type VI secretion system ATPase TssH, translating to MSTSLKTLIRKLDASCRGALERAANLCMAHGHYEIDPEHVFLALCEQIASDLAVIVKRCGVSVAALRADLESEMGRFRSGNTRTPVFSAQLQRLLEHAWLIASLEARMPRIRSGHLLLAMLTEPALSQLALRASPLFGRVRVDELKHKFDELTDGSMEAREVLDSEAGQGAVPERASEPDFVDGRRSQPALDRFTTNLTQRAQEGRLDPVIGRDAEIRQVIDILMRRRQNNPILTGEAGVGKTAVVEGLALRIAGGDVPPALQGVGLHVLDMGLLQAGASVKGEFENRLRGVIDEVRASPTPIVLFIDEAHTIIGAGGQAGQNDAANLLKPALARGELRTVAATTWAEYKKYFEKDAALARRFQVVKVEEPSEPVAAAMLRGIVPLMEQHFGVRVLDEAVTEAVRLSHRYVSGRQLPDKAISVLDTACARVALAHSATPARIEDGEKWVLHLCAEAEALEREASDGAVHAKRLTELREQIGSVETELLGLRQRHEREKSLVAQIGTARTRSCGEGKHSGDGESQSLIAELRALQGDDPMVPVQVDGSVVAGIVSAWTGIPLGRMVKDEIATVLQLKPLLEERVIGQSHALEAIAQRVRTARANLEDPDKPKGVFLFVGPSGVGKTETAIALADILYGGERKMVTLNMSEYQEAHSVSGLKGSPPGYVGYGEGGVLTEAVRRNPYCVVLLDEVEKAHPDVLELFFQVFDKGVLDDAEGREVDFRNTLIILTSNVGSSQIMQACLNRIADDMPSAKELGDSLRPVLYQNFKPAFLGRMQVIPYYPISDDVLAEIIRLKLRRIGERIAINHQARFEWDEKLVESTLQRCTEIDSGARNVDHILNGSLLPDIAETTLARMADGIAINAIKVTTDKRGAFRYTIR from the coding sequence ATGAGTACTTCCCTGAAGACATTGATCCGCAAGCTCGACGCGAGTTGTCGGGGCGCCCTTGAACGTGCGGCCAACCTTTGCATGGCGCACGGCCATTACGAGATTGATCCGGAGCATGTGTTCCTTGCCCTGTGCGAGCAGATTGCGAGCGACCTTGCCGTGATCGTGAAGCGTTGCGGCGTCAGCGTAGCGGCGCTGCGCGCTGATCTCGAATCCGAAATGGGGCGGTTCCGCTCGGGCAACACGAGGACCCCGGTATTCTCCGCGCAGCTGCAGCGACTCCTGGAGCATGCCTGGCTGATCGCATCGCTTGAAGCGCGCATGCCCCGCATCCGCTCCGGGCACCTGCTCCTGGCCATGTTGACGGAGCCGGCGCTGTCGCAACTCGCGCTGCGTGCGTCGCCGCTGTTCGGGCGTGTCCGCGTCGACGAACTCAAGCACAAGTTCGACGAGTTGACGGACGGGTCGATGGAGGCGCGCGAGGTGCTCGATTCCGAGGCCGGGCAGGGCGCTGTGCCGGAACGGGCGAGTGAGCCGGACTTCGTCGATGGACGCCGCTCGCAGCCCGCGCTCGATCGGTTTACGACCAACCTGACCCAACGCGCACAAGAAGGCAGGCTCGATCCGGTGATCGGGCGCGATGCCGAGATTCGGCAGGTCATCGACATCCTGATGCGGCGGCGGCAGAACAATCCGATCCTGACCGGCGAGGCCGGTGTGGGCAAGACGGCCGTCGTCGAGGGGCTGGCGCTGCGCATCGCCGGCGGAGACGTTCCGCCCGCGCTGCAGGGCGTCGGCCTGCATGTGCTCGACATGGGGTTGCTGCAGGCAGGGGCGAGTGTCAAGGGCGAGTTTGAAAACCGGTTGAGGGGCGTGATCGACGAAGTTCGGGCCAGCCCCACGCCCATCGTCCTTTTCATCGATGAGGCGCACACGATCATCGGGGCGGGTGGGCAGGCAGGGCAAAACGACGCGGCCAATCTGCTGAAGCCTGCGCTCGCGCGGGGCGAGTTGCGAACGGTTGCGGCCACGACCTGGGCGGAATACAAGAAGTACTTCGAGAAAGATGCGGCCCTCGCGCGACGCTTCCAGGTCGTCAAGGTCGAGGAGCCATCCGAGCCAGTCGCGGCGGCGATGCTGCGCGGCATCGTGCCGTTGATGGAGCAGCATTTTGGCGTGCGCGTGCTGGACGAGGCGGTGACCGAGGCGGTGCGGCTGTCGCACCGCTATGTCAGTGGTCGGCAACTTCCCGACAAGGCGATCAGTGTCCTCGACACCGCCTGTGCGAGGGTGGCGCTGGCGCACAGCGCAACGCCCGCCCGGATCGAGGATGGCGAAAAATGGGTTCTTCATCTGTGCGCCGAGGCCGAAGCGCTGGAACGCGAGGCGAGCGACGGTGCTGTACATGCGAAGCGTCTGACCGAACTCCGCGAGCAGATTGGGTCTGTGGAAACCGAGTTGCTGGGTCTGCGTCAGCGTCATGAGCGCGAGAAATCATTGGTCGCGCAGATCGGCACTGCTCGCACGCGTTCGTGTGGTGAGGGAAAACACTCCGGGGATGGGGAGTCTCAGTCACTGATTGCCGAATTGCGCGCACTCCAGGGAGACGACCCGATGGTACCCGTTCAGGTCGACGGCAGCGTCGTCGCCGGTATCGTCTCTGCATGGACCGGTATCCCTCTGGGCAGGATGGTCAAGGACGAGATCGCGACGGTGCTTCAGCTCAAGCCGCTGCTTGAGGAGCGCGTGATTGGTCAGTCCCACGCGCTCGAAGCTATTGCCCAGCGCGTGCGTACAGCCCGTGCGAATCTCGAGGATCCGGATAAGCCCAAAGGCGTGTTCCTGTTCGTGGGTCCGTCCGGAGTAGGAAAGACCGAGACCGCCATTGCACTCGCGGACATCCTGTACGGTGGCGAGCGGAAGATGGTTACGTTGAACATGAGCGAGTATCAGGAGGCGCATTCGGTCTCCGGCCTGAAGGGGTCACCGCCGGGCTACGTCGGGTATGGGGAAGGCGGCGTGCTGACCGAGGCAGTGCGCCGGAACCCCTATTGCGTGGTGCTCCTGGACGAGGTCGAGAAGGCGCACCCCGACGTGCTGGAACTCTTCTTCCAGGTATTCGACAAGGGGGTACTCGACGACGCGGAGGGCAGGGAGGTCGATTTCCGTAATACGCTCATCATCCTCACGAGCAATGTCGGCTCGAGTCAGATCATGCAGGCCTGCCTGAACAGGATCGCGGACGACATGCCCTCGGCGAAGGAGCTTGGCGATTCCCTGCGGCCGGTGCTGTATCAGAATTTCAAACCGGCGTTTCTCGGGCGCATGCAAGTCATTCCCTATTACCCGATTTCTGATGACGTGCTGGCCGAAATCATCCGACTCAAGCTCAGACGTATCGGCGAGCGGATTGCCATCAATCATCAGGCGCGCTTCGAGTGGGATGAAAAACTGGTCGAATCGACACTGCAGCGTTGCACCGAGATCGACTCGGGGGCGCGCAACGTCGACCATATCCTCAACGGAAGCCTCCTGCCGGACATCGCAGAGACCACCTTGGCCCGCATGGCCGACGGCATCGCCATCAATGCCATCAAGGTGACGACCGACAAGCGGGGGGCGTTCCGCTATACGATCCGGTAG
- the tssE gene encoding type VI secretion system baseplate subunit TssE — protein sequence MKGFEPTFFDKLFDDSPAESARRSLSIEQLKDAVAQDLEALLNARTIVDESVAASYPQAMRSPLTYGLADFAAMSLNNPEHRAAICQSIELAIARHEPRLRNVEVQLELERRSVNALYFSIKALLVVRPAREPVNFDALLQPTTLLYSVNRRVPRSGTN from the coding sequence GTGAAAGGTTTCGAGCCCACCTTCTTCGACAAGTTGTTCGACGACAGCCCGGCCGAGTCGGCTCGGCGCAGCCTGTCGATCGAACAGCTGAAGGATGCGGTTGCGCAGGATCTGGAAGCGCTCCTCAATGCGCGCACGATCGTCGATGAGTCGGTTGCCGCAAGCTATCCGCAGGCAATGCGTTCGCCGCTTACCTACGGGCTCGCAGACTTCGCGGCCATGAGCCTGAACAATCCCGAGCATCGGGCGGCGATCTGCCAATCGATCGAACTGGCGATTGCCCGCCACGAGCCCCGTCTGCGCAATGTCGAGGTTCAGCTCGAACTCGAGCGGCGTTCGGTCAACGCGCTGTACTTTTCGATCAAGGCCTTGCTGGTGGTCCGCCCCGCCCGGGAACCGGTGAATTTCGACGCATTGCTGCAACCGACAACCCTCCTGTATTCGGTGAATCGGCGGGTGCCGCGAAGCGGAACGAACTGA
- the rpoD gene encoding RNA polymerase sigma factor RpoD, giving the protein MAREKIKDSRKDSPKGRASKAKDKAALITEGPELAPLDAEIRRTRLKTLITLGKERGYLTYAEISDHLPDDVADAEQIEGIIATFNNMGIRVFDEAPAAEDLLMSDAVPSTVDEDVAEEEAEQALSSVDSEFGRTTDPVRMYMREMGTVELLTREGEIEIAKRIEDGLRHMVQAISACPTTIVEMLESTDKVARDEMRIDELIDGLIDPNAAAEEEAAALSEADEGDEDAEEEEGAGDVGDEDDESAEEKEAAANAATLLQLKTEALARFAVIRALNEQKMAALAERGSQDSGYLALQQQISDELLNIRFTAKSIERLCDSVRHMVEQVRSHERQILQLCVDRAGMPRQHFIKVFPGKEVDLDWLKDEIALGKSYAEGLMRVHPAVLEEQQKLIDLQTRIGIPLKELKDINRQMSTGEAKMRRAKREMTEANLRLVISIAKKYTNRGLQFLDLIQEGNIGLMKAVDKFEYRRGYKFSTYATWWIRQAITRSIADQARTIRIPVHMIETINKMNRISRQILQETGQEPDPATLAEKMEMPEEKIRKIMKISKEPISMETPIGDDDDSHLGDFIEDQATLAPADAAMYSSLRDATGEVLDSLTAREAKVLRMRFGIEMNTDHTLEEVGKQFDVTRERIRQIEAKALRKLRHPSRSERLRSFLDSDA; this is encoded by the coding sequence ATGGCCCGCGAAAAAATCAAGGATTCGCGCAAGGATAGCCCAAAAGGACGAGCCTCCAAGGCCAAGGACAAGGCCGCACTGATCACCGAGGGGCCGGAACTCGCGCCCCTCGATGCCGAAATCCGCAGGACCCGCCTCAAGACACTGATCACGCTCGGCAAGGAGCGCGGCTACCTCACGTACGCCGAAATCAGCGACCACCTGCCCGATGACGTCGCCGACGCCGAGCAGATCGAAGGCATCATCGCCACCTTCAACAACATGGGCATCCGGGTGTTCGACGAGGCCCCGGCCGCCGAAGACCTGCTGATGTCGGATGCCGTGCCCAGCACGGTGGACGAGGATGTTGCGGAAGAAGAAGCCGAACAGGCACTGTCGTCGGTCGACTCCGAGTTCGGGCGCACCACCGACCCGGTGCGGATGTACATGCGCGAAATGGGCACGGTCGAGCTGCTCACCCGCGAAGGCGAGATCGAGATCGCCAAGCGCATCGAAGATGGCCTGCGCCACATGGTCCAGGCGATCTCCGCCTGCCCGACGACCATCGTCGAGATGCTCGAGAGCACCGACAAGGTCGCACGCGACGAGATGCGCATCGACGAGCTCATCGACGGCCTGATCGACCCGAATGCCGCCGCCGAGGAAGAGGCTGCCGCGCTTTCCGAAGCCGACGAGGGCGACGAGGACGCGGAAGAAGAGGAAGGCGCGGGTGACGTCGGCGACGAGGACGACGAAAGCGCCGAAGAGAAGGAAGCCGCCGCCAACGCCGCGACGCTCCTGCAACTCAAGACCGAAGCCCTCGCGCGCTTCGCCGTGATCCGCGCACTCAACGAGCAAAAGATGGCCGCCCTCGCCGAGCGCGGCTCGCAGGATTCCGGGTATCTCGCGCTCCAGCAGCAGATTTCGGACGAACTGCTCAACATCCGCTTCACTGCGAAGTCCATCGAGCGCCTGTGCGACTCCGTCCGTCACATGGTCGAGCAGGTGCGCAGCCATGAGCGCCAGATCCTGCAATTGTGCGTCGACCGCGCCGGCATGCCGCGCCAGCACTTCATCAAGGTGTTCCCGGGGAAGGAAGTGGACCTCGACTGGCTCAAGGACGAAATCGCGCTTGGCAAGAGCTACGCCGAAGGCCTGATGCGCGTGCATCCCGCCGTGCTCGAAGAGCAGCAGAAGCTCATCGATCTGCAGACCCGCATCGGCATTCCGCTCAAGGAGCTGAAGGACATCAACCGCCAGATGTCGACCGGCGAAGCCAAGATGCGCCGCGCCAAGCGCGAGATGACCGAAGCCAACCTGCGCCTCGTGATCTCGATCGCCAAGAAGTACACCAACCGCGGCCTGCAGTTCCTCGACCTGATCCAGGAAGGCAACATCGGCCTGATGAAGGCGGTGGACAAGTTCGAATACCGCCGCGGCTACAAATTCTCGACCTACGCGACGTGGTGGATCCGCCAGGCCATCACCCGCTCGATCGCCGACCAGGCGCGTACGATCCGTATCCCGGTTCACATGATCGAAACGATCAACAAGATGAACCGCATCAGCCGGCAGATCCTGCAGGAAACCGGCCAGGAGCCGGATCCGGCAACGCTCGCCGAAAAGATGGAGATGCCCGAGGAGAAGATCCGCAAGATCATGAAGATCTCCAAGGAACCGATTTCCATGGAAACGCCGATCGGCGACGACGACGATTCGCATCTGGGCGACTTCATCGAAGACCAGGCCACGCTGGCCCCTGCCGATGCAGCGATGTATTCCAGCCTGCGCGACGCCACCGGCGAAGTGCTCGACTCGCTGACCGCCCGCGAAGCCAAGGTGCTGCGCATGCGTTTCGGCATCGAAATGAACACCGACCACACCCTTGAGGAAGTCGGCAAGCAGTTCGACGTCACCCGCGAGCGCATCCGCCAGATCGAAGCGAAGGCACTGCGCAAGCTGCGCCATCCGAGCCGCTCGGAGCGCCTGCGCAGCTTCCTCGACAGCGACGCCTGA
- the dnaG gene encoding DNA primase, with protein MIPQSFIQDLLARVDIVDVIERHLTLKKSGANYFACCPFHGEKSASFSVSPSKQFYHCFGCGVHGSAVGFLMEYSGLSFIEAVKELASYAGLQVPQETRPGFRPETVSAHDGLIDAMTAAAHFYREQLKSSSTAIEYLKRRGVSGEIAARFGIGFAPNDWQGLHHAFPDYNAKALLDAGLVIENDAGRRYDRFRNRIMFPIQDRRGRIIAFGGRVLDSGEPKYLNSPETPLFEKGRELYGLPQAQKTIRDAGYSIVVEGYMDVVALAQFGVTNAVATLGTATTPHHISTLLRHAQRIVFCFDGDNAGRKAARRALESALEALRDDVTLAFLFLPEQHDPDSFVRANGAEAFNRAATAATPLTSFLLNELRAECPLDTAEGRAKLVHDAKPLVTRIAAPMLRLQIIKAIADASGFSQGEVETAFGLKPSTNSRPPRDAGFGGRRDYGSPGYPGPTRRRRPSEANAPNTLLRLVLQHPAWAARLPVDLVPSDSAEGRALIAIVDMSSTGDLRTNAGLGALVEQFRDTPHADTLARVAAELVDAEFDEDVVEVLFADALNKLHTNAIAREIAALTAQERDSGLSPMDRHRLAELLIEKMSLVNARKVQDV; from the coding sequence ATGATCCCGCAGTCGTTCATCCAGGATCTGCTCGCGCGCGTCGACATCGTCGACGTCATCGAACGCCACCTCACGCTCAAGAAGAGTGGCGCGAATTACTTCGCCTGCTGCCCCTTCCACGGGGAAAAATCCGCCTCGTTCTCGGTAAGCCCGAGCAAGCAGTTCTATCACTGCTTCGGCTGCGGCGTCCACGGCAGCGCCGTCGGCTTTCTCATGGAGTACAGCGGCCTGTCCTTCATCGAGGCCGTCAAGGAACTCGCGTCGTACGCCGGACTGCAGGTTCCCCAGGAGACCCGCCCCGGCTTCCGCCCCGAAACGGTGTCCGCGCACGACGGCCTCATCGACGCGATGACGGCCGCCGCCCACTTCTATCGCGAGCAGCTCAAGTCGTCTTCGACCGCAATCGAGTACCTCAAGCGGCGCGGCGTCTCTGGCGAGATTGCCGCGCGCTTCGGCATCGGCTTCGCCCCCAACGACTGGCAGGGCCTGCACCACGCCTTCCCGGACTACAACGCCAAAGCCCTGCTCGACGCGGGACTGGTCATCGAGAACGATGCCGGACGACGCTACGACCGCTTCCGCAACCGCATCATGTTCCCGATCCAGGATCGCCGCGGCCGCATCATCGCATTCGGCGGACGCGTCCTGGATTCGGGCGAGCCGAAGTACCTGAACTCCCCCGAGACACCGCTGTTCGAGAAAGGCCGCGAGCTGTATGGCCTCCCGCAGGCACAGAAAACCATCCGGGACGCCGGTTACTCGATCGTCGTCGAAGGCTACATGGATGTCGTGGCGCTCGCGCAATTCGGCGTAACCAACGCCGTCGCGACCCTCGGGACCGCGACCACGCCTCATCACATCAGCACCCTGCTGCGCCACGCCCAGCGCATCGTGTTCTGCTTCGATGGCGACAACGCCGGGCGCAAGGCCGCCCGGCGCGCACTCGAATCCGCACTCGAGGCGCTGCGTGACGACGTCACCCTCGCCTTCCTGTTCCTGCCCGAACAGCACGACCCGGACTCGTTCGTCCGCGCCAACGGCGCCGAGGCGTTCAATCGGGCAGCAACAGCCGCCACACCGCTGACGAGCTTCCTGCTCAACGAACTGCGCGCCGAATGCCCGCTCGACACGGCCGAAGGCCGCGCCAAGCTCGTGCATGACGCCAAGCCCCTTGTCACCCGCATCGCCGCACCGATGCTGCGCCTGCAGATCATCAAGGCCATCGCCGACGCCTCGGGCTTCAGCCAGGGCGAGGTCGAGACGGCCTTCGGCCTCAAGCCGTCCACGAATTCACGCCCACCACGTGATGCCGGCTTCGGCGGCCGACGCGACTACGGCTCGCCCGGCTATCCGGGGCCGACGCGGCGACGCCGGCCATCCGAGGCAAACGCCCCAAACACGCTGCTGCGCCTGGTGCTGCAGCATCCGGCGTGGGCGGCGCGACTCCCCGTCGACCTCGTTCCGTCGGACTCCGCGGAGGGGCGCGCACTGATCGCGATCGTTGATATGTCGAGTACCGGCGACCTGAGAACGAACGCCGGGCTCGGTGCACTGGTCGAACAATTTCGGGACACACCGCACGCAGATACGCTGGCTCGCGTCGCCGCGGAACTGGTCGATGCGGAATTTGACGAAGATGTTGTCGAAGTGCTCTTCGCAGACGCGCTGAACAAGCTTCACACCAACGCAATCGCTCGCGAAATCGCCGCTTTGACGGCGCAGGAGCGCGATTCCGGACTTTCACCGATGGACAGGCACCGTCTCGCAGAACTGCTTATCGAGAAAATGAGCCTTGTCAACGCCCGCAAAGTCCAGGACGTTTAG
- a CDS encoding GatB/YqeY domain-containing protein, producing the protein MSLKQRIQDDMKAALRAKESARLSAVRLLIAAIKQREIDDRVELDDAGIMSTVEKLVKQRRDSASQYDAANRPDLAANERFEIEVLSAYLPAQLSDSELDAEIAAAIAETGAAGIADLGRVMPQLKARLAGRADMAEASRRVRAKLST; encoded by the coding sequence ATGTCCCTCAAGCAACGCATTCAGGACGACATGAAGGCCGCCCTGCGCGCCAAGGAAAGCGCCCGCCTCTCGGCCGTGCGCCTGCTCATCGCGGCCATCAAGCAGCGCGAGATCGACGATCGAGTCGAACTCGACGACGCCGGCATCATGAGCACGGTCGAAAAGCTCGTCAAACAGCGCCGTGACTCCGCAAGCCAGTACGACGCCGCGAACCGCCCCGACCTCGCCGCCAATGAACGCTTCGAGATCGAAGTGCTCTCGGCCTACCTGCCTGCGCAACTGTCGGACAGCGAACTCGACGCCGAAATCGCCGCAGCGATCGCGGAAACCGGCGCCGCGGGCATTGCCGACCTCGGGCGCGTGATGCCGCAACTCAAGGCACGCCTCGCCGGGCGCGCCGACATGGCGGAAGCATCGCGGCGCGTCCGCGCAAAGCTCTCGACCTGA
- the tssG gene encoding type VI secretion system baseplate subunit TssG has product MQAALGRFDPGLIEQLVQAPYRFEFFQAVRLLDGLFRHEPGACRHGADALSDRIRFRNTLYQGFAPAEIEALEVRHDASDEGDGPGRLRRVEITPYCIGLLGTHGVLPAHYTERISERERYYRDRAARALLDIFANRAISQFYQAWKKYRLPLQYECDRRNRFLPLVLSVAGLGFDALRDRMRAEPGRVEDEAIARVASLLGQHPLSAGALKRILGGHFRIPVRVEQFVGAWYVLPDDQRTALGGRNAALGRTALAGDRVWQRNLRVRVHLGPLSAGAYHAFLPGGEAAAALAKLLMLATGHQFEYEICPCLRAEDVHSATLDIGKPVRLGRDAFLASRPSAHDRNDAAYAARPLN; this is encoded by the coding sequence ATGCAAGCCGCGCTCGGGCGATTCGATCCTGGGCTGATCGAGCAGCTCGTTCAGGCGCCCTACCGGTTTGAATTTTTTCAGGCCGTACGGCTGCTCGACGGCCTGTTCCGTCATGAACCCGGTGCGTGCAGGCACGGCGCGGATGCCCTGTCCGACCGTATCCGGTTCCGGAACACGTTGTATCAGGGTTTCGCGCCCGCCGAGATCGAAGCGCTGGAGGTGCGGCATGACGCGAGCGACGAGGGCGACGGACCTGGCCGCCTGCGGAGGGTCGAGATCACCCCGTATTGCATCGGACTTCTGGGCACCCATGGCGTGCTGCCTGCGCACTACACGGAGCGCATCTCCGAACGTGAGCGCTACTACCGGGATCGCGCAGCACGCGCCTTGCTCGACATCTTCGCGAACCGCGCGATCAGCCAGTTCTATCAGGCGTGGAAAAAATACCGGTTGCCGCTGCAGTACGAGTGCGACCGTCGTAATCGCTTCCTGCCATTGGTGCTGTCCGTGGCGGGCTTGGGTTTCGACGCCTTGCGCGACCGGATGCGGGCGGAGCCGGGTCGCGTCGAGGATGAAGCGATTGCGCGTGTTGCGAGCCTGCTAGGGCAGCATCCACTGTCCGCGGGGGCGCTGAAGCGCATTCTCGGGGGCCACTTCCGTATTCCCGTCCGTGTCGAGCAGTTTGTGGGCGCATGGTATGTGCTGCCCGACGATCAGCGTACCGCGCTGGGCGGCCGCAACGCTGCGCTGGGGCGCACCGCACTCGCGGGTGATCGTGTGTGGCAGCGCAACCTGAGGGTCCGTGTCCATCTGGGGCCGCTGTCGGCGGGCGCGTATCACGCATTTCTCCCGGGCGGCGAAGCCGCGGCGGCCTTGGCCAAATTGCTGATGCTCGCGACCGGACACCAGTTCGAATACGAAATCTGTCCATGCCTGCGTGCCGAGGACGTCCACTCCGCGACGCTCGACATCGGCAAGCCCGTGCGACTCGGCCGTGACGCCTTTCTCGCTTCACGTCCATCTGCGCACGATCGCAACGATGCCGCTTACGCAGCGCGCCCCCTCAATTGA